The Vanessa atalanta chromosome 4, ilVanAtal1.2, whole genome shotgun sequence genome segment TATGGAGAGAGTGACTTCAGTCCCAATGTGGCTTTCCCCTACATGATAGCTATCAATAATTTGTCTCAGTTTGTAGCTATGTATTGCTTGGTGCTCTTTTATAAAGCAAACAGATCCGAGTTGAAACCAATGAAACCTATTGGGAAATTTCTGTGTATAAAGGCTGTTGTCTTCTTTTCATTCTTGTAAGTGAACTATTtacttaattcattttaaatgtgtttttatatatgttaatttatatatgtgtaacaGCTGAATACAATATATAGCAAGTGTACTATTATTTGCAGTCAAGGAGTTCTTATCAATATTTTGGTATACTGCGGAGTGATATcaacaatatttgatatttcggacaaagataaaataaagattatatctTCCAAGTTACAGGTATATGAAATTTCTTTTAAgatgctattattttataagttttatttttatatgttacctaataataatataatgtacattgtacatagaAACTCTCTTTGAAttccttttgtttttattttttttataacgtattggtatctgatgatgataatatgtagggtatagtttaatttaactaaatgtttaaattatttgacttttctaagatttttgaaaataataaactattatttttcttaatacattattatttacaataatatttttttttaggatttCCTTATATGCATAGAGATGTTTTTAGCGGCCATTGCACACCACTATAGTTTCTCCTATAAGCCGTTTGTGTCACCACTTGACCCGTCGCCCTCATGCCTTGGCTCATTCCTGGCTATGTGGGATGTATCTGATGTGAAGAGAGATATATCGGAGCATCTTGGAGTAGTTGGTATGTTCAGTTTATTACATCTTTTTTCAGATTGATAGATTTTTTATGCTCATAATTTCGtattaaaaagtgaaaatataCTTCAAGTTAAAGATGTCATAACTTTTCTCTAAATGGGAGTGGCCTTTACTTATTTGTTTACATATCGAACAAAGAATGGTCATTCCAGTTTTTTGTAGAACTTTGACAGCagatacttattttattgtgtataatttaatgtaaaatttaatttgtgattgtgatagtgtgttaattaaaaacaaaagactgATAACTGTCATGCATCATCAAATgttgtattttgtttacaatatctttttatcttttatattttatttatcaaagaaaTGTCGAAGTAATCTGtttgtgttaaattaaaaaaaaaatcataaataaaaaatatctcaatttgATTAGTGGTATAATAACAGTAATGAACTCTCATAGTTATACCTAGTTCTATATTGTAGGGATCTATTTACATATCTATACCAAAAAGtgctaattaatgatattttttcacCTAGGGAGCTCATTTAGTAGACGATTGCGTGGTAAGTCCATGTACCACATGGCGAGAGGCTGCGACGAGAGTTCCAGACTAGTTGGTGAGCCCGTGCCTTCCAGTTCAGCGCCGAACTTGACCATCGAAGCGACCGAACCACCATCTGTAGAAGTTCGACCGTCTGTCTATGGTTCTATTGAAAACACTATGGGTGGTTCAATAACATCTGAAATAGAacctttaattaatacaaacgATAGCAACAACATAGACCCAAAGGTATGAACTATGTTTGTGATACTGCAAAgggatttatatttacatataatatataaacaatattcgaTTAAGTTCATAATATATccgaataatttaaagtaaatttgttgCATTTGTAATAGTAAAgaagttgtattatttattgtacttaacCAGAAGGTTGGTGTtgctattcaataatatatattattaatagtctaTGGTACAAttgtgttttgtaaataaaaatacctgcatataaatattttcatcacaaatatttttactcatCACTAATTAGCCTTAAATAATCAGTACAAAAACAATTTGGTAACATTAAAGTGCATTATAAGCGACATTTAagtttagatttattataactttgtgTAAATTGCGTAATATAATGGACAAATTAGCTTGAATAGACTAATTTGTAATGaggcattatattatttattttgtatatattatgtatataacatttttgtcaCTGATTATATCTGATATCCTGTGTTTTACATAatgagatattaattattagagtATGTGATAATTGCAGTTAAGTATCTGGTAAATGTTGCCAGCTATATTACGTGCCACCTCGACAATCCCATATTCTTCCAATTTGgccattaaaatgtattgtattatttttgatctttttaattaaaaaaaaaacatggaatctatttttttttagtttaattttttaagaagCGTTctcttatatttgattttatatgacAAATATTCGAGACACGATTCGGACAACACTGAAAAATAGTGAAACTATATTACTTCCACTTAGAAAAATAACATGAGTATGTATGAATAATATGAAAGGCACTTatcgtaaatattaatcatgaaatgtgatattgatttataattattgtacttgTTAAGTTTCGTGaataaatgatatttcttattaatgcAGTTATCAATCTTCTATGCCCGTACTAATCAAACCTagcttaagtatttttaataaatttagtaaaccTACGGTATTAAATTGTTGATTAATTCCGGCCACTAAATTTAACGTTCGGACATCGATGGCCGGAAATCGAATACAGAGCTTTCGCCGGCGGAATATCCCAGTTAATACGATTTGGAAAAAGAGCCTTCTCATTACTTAAGGCCGGCTACACACATGCAAGTCTtccggtattgcagatgtccacgggcggtggtagtcacttcaCATCAGAAGATATTTAATCCACGTTAACTATACTAACTAACACTTGACAAGATTTCttaagtgtgcgtgagacggCTAAAAGTAACAACAGCCAATAAATAAAGTTAGATTGTATTcgttgagtttattttattaaaaaatatttaatttcaagtgaGCTCATTCGGCTCATTCGGGCCTTCTCAATATAATACAACCCAATCCTGTGGTATTTTTCAACTTGTTAATAGACTCATCTTTGAATAAAGTGTATCTTGATTTTGAgagtaaaagtataattatgacTTTTCTCTTCTGTGGAATTGgatccataaaaaatatataagagaaGATTAAGTTTATTAGATTAAGATTTGAACTAAACTCTGTAAGTACTGAAGAGGTGAAAataggaagaaaataattaatataaattattatcataatttatttgatataaaatatatacatttaaatggcatttataattattgcattaCATTTTCTGAGCatttcataacattattataaaaatagccttaatattatatcatcataTCTATGGAAGAGTGGTACCGTATACAGCAAAAAACTTTACTTAATCGGAAGTTCCAATCGATGTAACCCAAACGAAATTGTATgtgatatatgtttttaaaagtcaccccattttgttttcattatgtCCACATTTTAATCTGCCAATTTTTCAAGACACagctaacatatttttattaatatttttttcatataaaattaaatatatcttataaaagtaTGCATGcagcataattatttattaagcaactttatattgaataaaaaagcaATGGAATTATCTCTAAATCTCATTTTATACAAAGGAATGTTTATCTTAGatgatagattaaaaataaataacaacttcTATACAATACTTGATATGTTATAcactgattaaatatataaatactgataCATTTTGATTCTAGCACATTCATGAATTAAAGCCTCTGTTGATCTTATcttaagtacaaatatatttttattttttaataaatgctagCATCTCAAACTTAAGTAGCTTTTGCTGGAAAACTAACTCATAATAAAGTGCttgattaattgtttaattttaacaataaaatgttaaaattaaatatttaatcaaagatTTTAATCTCACGTCtacttttagtaaaattttcaaGAGCCGTCAAACCAGCCTTCAGACTATTCATTTCAATTCTGTTCCACAACGTgcccattattatataatagaagcATATACCAGTTATTACTATTTTACACACGTCAGAGAATATATTATTCGGCCAGAAGCCCACGGACCCCAAGAGGAACATGAACATCAGGCCACCGgttgtaaggaatatttttcTCGACTTAGCAATTGTAACGGTTGCCTCTTTGCAAACTTTTATTGCTTCCTCTATGGTGTCCTGGAAACGTTCCTCTTCGCTCATTTGTCTATGCTTCAATTTGTTATTTGTGGGTGTTAGTTTTAACTCCAAGGAGACTGCGTTATGGTCGGAATATGAAAATTGTTCACCTGGGACCCGATCTTCAAGCGGGTTACCGAAATTAACTATCTCagcctataataataaaaatcaggtaattgaataaaaaatttttttgtttttaattttaagaagcGAGAGTTGGAAGTCATCTTAAATGAtagattttcataaataaataataaataaataaatattggacaatatcacatacaatactctgatcccaatgtaagtagttaaagcacttgtgttatggtaaATCAGAAGCaacaacggtaccacatacacccagacccaagacaacatagaaaactaatgaacttttttctacatcgactcggccgggaatcgaacccgggacctcggagtggggtactcatgaaaaccggtgtacacactactcgaccacggaggtcgtcaaattaattttcataaatacctCATTAATGCAttgaactaaatattaaaaagacccTTTTTGTAGGACATATTttccatataataaaaaaagtataattattacctCTAAAGATCTATTAACATGAAACAGGATGTGATCTATCCTCTTCCCTTCTGGACAAACCTTCACGAGCTTCGGATCAGAATAACTGTTGTTTATGTTATCACATGTGCCTGACAGTTtctcaatgtttttattaataatactttcaaaGCCGCAGGGATCAATGAGAGCGGGTACTTGAGTTATTAATCTGAAAAAGATAGAAGTTCAATCAAGATACTTTGAAGGCTTaaacaagtatttttaaattgacaattaacattattaaattatatatcattcattactactttttacgtaataatgttaatcatatatataactatttgtcGCCCGCAACTTCGCTGTCTTTTAGGTGTTCAGGTGTGTCAGGTCGTCGCCTGTCTGTCTATCCTTGGGAATCAAGCTTGCGTAACATCAAATTTCCTGCACGGAATCTAATGAATTAGTTTGATTGTTACCTAAAAGATAAATCTCCTGGCGCAGTGTTCAAATCGCCAGCCAGTATGGACACATCTGCAGGGGACGTCGTAAGACTCACAAACTCTGCAGTAGAGTATGCTTGTAATACTCTGTGCGCCAGGTATATGTCGTCCTCATTATACTCTGCATGGAGCTGAAACAACATTAACTTACCCTATAGTTACcctaaaaaacaatataacaacaatatatatatgagcGGCATCCGAAAAAATCTGAGCTTAACGTACTTGTATTCGTGCAAATTACTCATCCGAATCCGATGGTTCACTATTAAAGCGACATCTACCCACAATATAAGAAAAGCTTTATCATGTGAAAAAGTAGAagaccaaattaaaatattttttgaataaacagGAGTCTAGTCCGTCCTCAGCAACGGTTAAACGATGGAAACGCCTTTTCCAACAAGGCCGAGACTTgggaagaaataattttaaaaaaattgtgcgTCTAGTACGATagccaaataaaattatgacagaCAGCAGAAAAGCTGAGCATCAGTAAGGATCGAGTTGGAGTTTTATGGACAATAATTTGCATATGAAGTCCGCATTAGGAGTCGAAAATGCCCACTTGACAGGCAGCGCGAGTTGAAATTGCCGAAGAGTTTTTACTTGTACTTGGACAATTTGGAAGAAATTTGCGCTCGTATTATCACCGTTGACAAATCACCATTGGCTCAGAATCAAAACAGTGAGTCAATGTAGTGAATAGAGAAGGGAGAAAAGTCACTGAAGAAGTTCAAAGTGGAGAAATCAGCTTTTAAACTCATGGCTACCATTTTTTGGGATTGGGAAGTGACTTTACTCATAGATTatcttccaaaaaaaaaacaataattaatgcAGAGTATATTGCCAGGCTTTTGAAAAAAGTTCCGTTCCATAGATGAATTTTGTTTCTGCCAGGCAATGAGCCAGCGAATAGCGAGGCAAGCCTTGCTAGAAACTGGCTTCAATGAAGTGAAACCGTccttacttactttttatttaaaatttggaaaaatatCTATGTTAATGAAGATTTGGAAATGGCGAATAGATAAGGGCTATGTCCTTTTCCAGTAAAGTGTATACaaaaatttcatgataatttCATGATAAGTAGTTAAGAATTGAAAATCTTACAATAAAAActcacaatttatattattaattcggactataatacaatattttgtcattaatatttttattattttcataaataaaataattagtttctgatgtgacattaaattatatttgtataaaaataacacttacatGCGTGCAATAGACATTAATAAGTCTATTGTTGCATTGAATACGGCATAATCCAACACCTTTCCCTCCAAACCAGTCCCCATGGTGTATCTTATGAATGTACCCATTTAGTGGCCAttgatgaaagaaaacatcttgTATTATCCACTTTGAGAACACACATAGACCAGAACCAAGGACACCACTAAAATAACATATCTAAATTACATATGTGTGTtccatataacatatttaaatatagaatacatttttaattaggagtatttttatattattagttacaataaagtatatgaacaattattcttttattataaagctttatttattataaagaaaaaggtgtatattatttatttacatttgaaccAACctgtaaaaatagtaactatatGGAAGATAACTATGTAGCCgatcctttaaatataaataatcattttcacTCCAAATCTCCTGCAGGCAAACTATATTATGAGATGATTTAAGCAAATATTCAGCTATTGCTTCTATCCTTTTTTTGCGGTCTTTTGAAACTATCGGAATGccccttaaaaataattagtgctttttttttaatttattaaacttatgcAATGTTTCTGATTGTACAATATGGATTACTTACCAAcagtttaaagtaaatatctttaaatttaaagtcattgttttgaaatatttatagtaaatttctTACACTTAGTAGAAACGAATGAACAAAGACTTTTTATtagatatgataataaaaaaacttgatgTCAATATTCTTGttggtaatttatttgaaaatagaacaagaataactattattatgttattaacaaaatacccatactaaatagtaaaaaatgattataaaaaactataattatttataatgaacaaaaaatataaattgcaaatatttgtGATAACATCTGTCAATGTCATTGTCAATTTCAAAGAGTATATAAAGTAGTCAATTTAGGCATTGACCATTCCGATTTTCGACTTCGATGTTTTATGTTCGATGTTTCCAAAAATTGCacggttataaataaaaatcgatttcaattataataatgtttcagTTTTACctcctagtttttttttaacttaagtcatttttcatttatcaaatcttaattattatccTTTTGTTACAATTAGTTTATACGTTTGTAGTCATAATTGTAGTTCTATGACTATATTGGAACAGGAGAGTAGTTAAAAGCTTAAAAGGATAGGAGTAGgattgtattattttcttctgTCTAGTTCTACGCGCTAACTAGAAATCAAGAACGATATTACAtacttttaatatcatattagcccaatataaaagaaaataataaattagatatcgtaagttctttttgtttttataaagtatttttttaaattatctcaaatattaCCCTATTAGCTCTTAACTGGAATCCATCAAATTACCAATAATCCTGTATAAGCGTTATCACTATGTTATAGCCTCCATAAACAATTTAGTGAAATTGTTTTCTTACCCCCAAATATTGCCATAATATGCGCATGCTGGGTATGTACTCACTGAGCTAGTCCGCATAAATAAAGTTACTATGTCATTTCTCACAAGAACATGTAAGTTAAGtgtaatggtttttaaaattcatacttttaatgaataaataactcttttataacaagaaatttatttttgagttgATAAATTtcgatcttaaataataaagcgTTTAACATTTCACAACAGAATTTTCACTAGGAGGTATGGTAACTTCTTCAATCTCTTTGCTGATAATACCGGCTAGTTTAAGTGCAGATgaagtcttaaaaatattttcatcttttcttttttttcggcCAGTTTCCAATGTTTTTTGAATTCTTAACATTAGTTGTGGTCGAGAATGTTGTTCAATATGCTTCTTTAACTTtgcctaaaaatattaatagtctttaaaacaattttatggaATGTACAAAAACTATGCATCATTAATGTAATACaagttaattatatacttatcaaattttaaaatcttattaaaatttaatatattaaaaaaaattggagagataaattttatatactaaaaaaataaatattataggttactttatgattaaaataaaaaagttaggaACATAGATTACCTTTGTAGATAATTTAGCTTTGCAAATCGAACAGTCAAATGTCTGACCTTCATGTTTTACCCTtatatgttgttttaaattactgttACGTGAATAATGcctaaaaaaaagaatgaaacGTTACAATGACTTCTTTTCAAGCATTTGTAGAtaacaaatgataaataatttagatttattatttatatataataatataatatttacctgTGACAGTTTTCGTATGggcaaaaatatattgatttaagtgCATTtggtttgtgttttttaatatgtcGTATTATGTGTGATCGTTCCTTAAAAACTTTACCACAGTCGTCACATATGTActctaaaaaaatctttgattatttatacattctacaataaaatataagttatactaaaatttaacataGTTGAGGGATAAATGCCGATTgatcaaaattaaagttaaagagttgttgcatattatttttttattacattataatttttttatatttctcatattatttaatttctacttTATTCACTATTGCCTATACATATAGAGCCACCTTGAAAGAactttaaccatttcttacatcaccaatgtgctaccaatcatggaaactaaaatgttatgaccCATGGACATGGGTCTaccaaactggaacacaacaatactattaatACTTTGGGGTAGAATATAAGATgagtggcacctacccagatgggctcgCACAGAGCCCAACCATCAACTAAGATTTAATGTAAGATAATAGTTTAATGAGTAAGAAACTAACCACGTGACCGGTGGACTAATTTTTTATGTGTGATCAAAGCTGACCAGCGACTAAATTTCGTGTTGCAATGTTCACACTCATATGTTTTGTGATTTTTCATATGCTTCTTTTTCTCATACAGAGTGACAAAGTCTTTTTCACAGAGAAGACATctgtaaaaattacaaatataaaaaatattgttaattgaaataatctagtgataaagtaacaaaattttaaaaacaaacctaAATGGTTTTATTCCATTGTGTACATGCATGTGGCTACGCAATTGATGtttctttttgaaatataatttgcaCATGTCACATAAAAATTGTTTCTTGTTACTTGTGTGACTTACTTTTATATGTCGCTTTAAATTTTGCCGATTTGCATACTTTTTCATACATTTTGGACAACTGAAATTgacaatttaatatgaattgatATGTTTTGAAatcattatctatatttataacaatattcataGTCACATACCAATAAAGGAAATCATTTACCCTTTCTTTATGGACGCTGTTGATGTGTCGGTCTAAGTGGCTTTTGTTTGTGTATACTTTAGTACAGTTTGGTTGAGTACATGCAAAAGGTTTCTAAAagcaacaaataatatttttagtacatttCCAGTGTTCTTACTCAATCattcgttaataaattatatatagtaagagaattataaatttaagattataagAAAAAAGGACTAAAATAGTCATATACATAAGAGGATTAAGTTATAGGTCCTCATTTCGGTACAGTGactgatttataaaatacttttaacttaCGACATCGATGTGGACCAGTTGATGCTGTGCTAATCTATAAGGCCTATTGAATACAGAAGTACATCCAGGGAAGAGGCAGGCAtaagttttctttttgttttggaCTTGTGAATCCATTTTACGAAGAGTTTGTATTTTACTTTCGTAAGTCATTAATCAGTAAgactttgatttattattaaataaaatattaattactacatTAATAGATGTAACATAACGGCCAGTTCGTTGCTCTACCAaagatttgaaaatttaaattgcaattcAAACTGCGATGTGCTTTTAGCATTTTTACCACATTTCCACGCAGGCATGATTTGTGtagtagttattttaatttatttcttgtatttgaATTAAGACTTTAATGTAAACAAGACTACTTTCAATATTTGTCACAAGTTtctgttacaaattaaatattgaaacaagtTACAGGTTTAAGGTTAACAGTTTTCCTTACTATTATGACTTTTGTCACCCAGGTGCTAAGACTTTTTGATGCAAATTGCAATGCCTGTCAAAAGTAGATCatagattacatttaaatagataaattcaGTAAACtttgtagtaattatatataaattatcgagACATTAAtcttaatgattttattgattaagAATAATTGACACAATCAATCGTTTATTCTGTATGAATGTATcgagtttattaattatattcgtgattgtaaattttacgaagatgctattaaattacttgatagtatttacataaaacctaGAAACGAAGTTCTAGCACGGCACATACTAATTACGAGAAAACAGCGACCGGAAGAAACAATTTCCGAATATTCACGAGCTTTGAAACTCTTGGCTCATGACTGTATCTTCCGAAACGTTACTGCCGAAGAACACGAACAACAAACGATTAGAGGAGCATTTATTGCAGGTATAAGTTCTCAGAAAATTCGAGAGCgtcttttagaaaatattacaattactatGGATGAAGCTTTAAATCAAGCTATATCATTAGAAACGGCAGAAAAAAATTCAGAAATAATTGCTGGTAACACAAATTCTTCGCAACTAAAtgcattttctaataatataaatgattttaatcaaaatgtggCGGTATCTACTACACAACGGAGACGCTGTTTCTTTTGTGGTGGCAACATACATCAAAGAATAAAATGTCCTGCTTTTAAAGTCACATGTCAACTGTGTTCTAAGCAAGGCCATTTTGCTAAGGTTTGTCGAAGCGGTAATCAACAAACTGCAAATGCTCTTACTACTG includes the following:
- the LOC125063837 gene encoding transmembrane protein 184C, giving the protein MCTRPITFFSQWRLWIRPFFIASYVLLVIILVPLLIIHSINNGFTKSDQGTLVGGGFVLLAVPISIWQITQHIVHYTKPSLQKHIIRILWMVPIYALNAWIGLEFPEQSIYMDSLRECYEAYVIYNFMKYLLNYLNADNDLEAVLETKPQVYHIFPLCCMTPWDMGSEFVHNCKHGILQYTLVRPVTTVISMICDLCGVYGESDFSPNVAFPYMIAINNLSQFVAMYCLVLFYKANRSELKPMKPIGKFLCIKAVVFFSFFQGVLINILVYCGVISTIFDISDKDKIKIISSKLQDFLICIEMFLAAIAHHYSFSYKPFVSPLDPSPSCLGSFLAMWDVSDVKRDISEHLGVVGSSFSRRLRGKSMYHMARGCDESSRLVGEPVPSSSAPNLTIEATEPPSVEVRPSVYGSIENTMGGSITSEIEPLINTNDSNNIDPKV
- the LOC125063839 gene encoding gastrula zinc finger protein XlCGF8.2DB-like — translated: MTYESKIQTLRKMDSQVQNKKKTYACLFPGCTSVFNRPYRLAQHQLVHIDVKPFACTQPNCTKVYTNKSHLDRHINSVHKERVNDFLYCCPKCMKKYANRQNLKRHIKVSHTSNKKQFLCDMCKLYFKKKHQLRSHMHVHNGIKPFRCLLCEKDFVTLYEKKKHMKNHKTYECEHCNTKFSRWSALITHKKLVHRSREYICDDCGKVFKERSHIIRHIKKHKPNALKSIYFCPYENCHRHYSRNSNLKQHIRVKHEGQTFDCSICKAKLSTKAKLKKHIEQHSRPQLMLRIQKTLETGRKKRKDENIFKTSSALKLAGIISKEIEEVTIPPSENSVVKC
- the LOC125063838 gene encoding putative neutral sphingomyelinase, with translation MTLNLKIFTLNCWGIPIVSKDRKKRIEAIAEYLLKSSHNIVCLQEIWSENDYLYLKDRLHSYLPYSYYFYSGVLGSGLCVFSKWIIQDVFFHQWPLNGYIHKIHHGDWFGGKGVGLCRIQCNNRLINVYCTHLHAEYNEDDIYLAHRVLQAYSTAEFVSLTTSPADVSILAGDLNTAPGDLSFRLITQVPALIDPCGFESIINKNIEKLSGTCDNINNSYSDPKLVKVCPEGKRIDHILFHVNRSLEAEIVNFGNPLEDRVPGEQFSYSDHNAVSLELKLTPTNNKLKHRQMSEEERFQDTIEEAIKVCKEATVTIAKSRKIFLTTGGLMFMFLLGSVGFWPNNIFSDVCKIVITGICFYYIIMGTLWNRIEMNSLKAGLTALENFTKSRREIKIFD